One candidate division WOR-3 bacterium DNA window includes the following coding sequences:
- a CDS encoding GNAT family N-acetyltransferase produces MDIVFKKYVDEDHENLIALWEKSGLPYKLDGRDAKEIIKKQSILENTCFYVALFDGKIIGSVFATHDGRKGWVNRLAVDPDFGRRGIAQLLIEKAEAWFKEKEIKVYACLIDEDNEWSKKAFMKKGYVKKGHIKYFVKKPWGEV; encoded by the coding sequence ATGGATATAGTTTTCAAAAAATATGTGGACGAAGATCACGAAAACCTTATAGCGCTTTGGGAAAAGAGCGGGTTGCCTTACAAACTCGATGGAAGAGATGCCAAAGAAATCATAAAAAAGCAGAGTATTCTCGAAAACACGTGTTTTTACGTTGCCTTATTCGATGGAAAAATAATCGGAAGCGTTTTTGCAACCCACGACGGCAGGAAAGGATGGGTCAACAGGCTGGCTGTTGATCCAGATTTCGGAAGAAGAGGAATAGCCCAGCTGCTCATCGAAAAAGCCGAAGCCTGGTTCAAGGAGAAAGAGATCAAAGTATACGCTTGTCTGATAGATGAGGACAACGAATGGTCCAAAAAGGCTTTTATGAAAAAAGGATACGTGAAAAAAGGACACATAAAGTATTTTGTCAAAAAACCCTGGGGAGAAGTTTAA